Genomic DNA from alpha proteobacterium U9-1i:
GGCGCAGCTCGATGCACTGCTGCGGCTCGCCGTGCGCGTGCCCGATCACGGCAAGTTAGGCCCGTGGCGGTTCGTGGTGATTGAAGGCGAAGCACGCGCCCGCGCCGGTGAAGCGCTCGCGACCCTCAAAGAGGATGCGCCAAGTCAAGACGCAGCGCGCGCCACATTCACCCGTTCGCCACTTTGCGTGATGGTGATTTCCACTGCGAGCCCCAATCCGAAAATTCCGGAATGGGAGCAGGTGCTCTCGGCCGGCGCTGCCTGCAACGCGCTGCTGCTTGCCGCACATGCGATGGGTTTCGGCGGTTGTTGGCTGACAGGTTGGCCCTGCTACGATCCCAGCGCACGGGCCGCGCTAGGTTTGGCGAACCACGAACGCATCGCGGGTTTCATTCATCTTGGTACAGCTACGCAAACGCCGACAGAACGTGTTCGGGCCGATTGGCGCGATAGGGTGAGCCGGTTCCCTTAGGCCGGAACCACGTCGAACGGCGCGGTCATGCGTTCGCCATCGCTAAACGCAATTGTTCCGTGCCAAAAGTACGAAGGGAACAGCACCAGGCGCCCTACCTTCGGCTCGATCATTTTTTCCGCTGGCATTTTTTCAATCGGGCATGGCGGTTCGCCCAACTTGAGCCATCCTTCGTTGCGCCGCGAACGCGCCATAGAGGCCGGTAACGCCGTGTAATAAACTGAGCTTATCCACCCGTCTGGATGGACGTGGCTCAGGTGGTATCCGCCGGCCCGAAGGCGCACTGACCAAGCGCTTGCCAGCTTGAACGCTTCGGTCTTGCGACCGCTCCAAGGATGGTTTT
This window encodes:
- a CDS encoding nitroreductase family protein, whose amino-acid sequence is METTLPLPATAVPPPLAEHEPGRAVFESAETLTLLALRRSTKVIHLAAPGPDAAQLDALLRLAVRVPDHGKLGPWRFVVIEGEARARAGEALATLKEDAPSQDAARATFTRSPLCVMVISTASPNPKIPEWEQVLSAGAACNALLLAAHAMGFGGCWLTGWPCYDPSARAALGLANHERIAGFIHLGTATQTPTERVRADWRDRVSRFP